The following proteins come from a genomic window of Candidatus Methylomirabilota bacterium:
- a CDS encoding Mov34/MPN/PAD-1 family protein: MILTPEEYARVEAQAVAEYPSECCGVVLDRPGSPPERVLMPCRNLQDELHAKDPVRHPRDARTAYYIDPTDLIAIGRREAQGFRVATIYHSHIDTGAYFSPTDKRNALVNGEPAYPDATYVVLSVMEGRVVEAGAFRWDPGAGDFVAFDWKRPQS, encoded by the coding sequence ATGATTCTCACTCCCGAGGAGTACGCGCGGGTCGAAGCGCAGGCCGTGGCCGAATACCCGTCGGAGTGCTGTGGCGTGGTCCTGGATCGGCCAGGGTCGCCTCCCGAGCGAGTCTTGATGCCCTGCCGGAACCTGCAGGACGAGCTTCACGCCAAGGATCCGGTGCGCCATCCGCGCGATGCGAGGACGGCCTACTACATCGATCCCACCGATTTGATCGCCATCGGCCGACGAGAGGCCCAGGGCTTCCGCGTGGCCACGATCTATCATTCCCACATCGACACCGGCGCCTACTTCTCCCCGACGGACAAACGCAATGCCCTGGTCAACGGCGAGCCCGCCTATCCGGACGCGACCTACGTCGTGCTCTCGGTGATGGAGGGGCGCGTGGTCGAGGCCGGCGCCTTTCGCTGGGACCCCGGGGCCGGAGATTTCGTCGCCTTCGACTGGAAGCGCCCGCAGTCCTGA
- a CDS encoding MoaD family protein yields RAPAADPQEIQMTVDVYIPTPFRRATNNKDKVSVEAQDVRGLLDELEDRFSALKGLVRNEAGEIHDHVNVYVNSEAIESLQGLGTALKDGDEVAIIPALAGGAGPALAGGIDRALAGGAGRPSAEGALIER; encoded by the coding sequence TCGAGCCCCCGCCGCCGACCCACAGGAGATCCAGATGACCGTGGACGTCTATATTCCCACGCCCTTCCGTCGGGCGACCAATAACAAGGACAAGGTGTCCGTGGAGGCGCAGGACGTGCGCGGGCTGCTCGACGAGCTGGAGGACAGGTTCAGCGCCCTCAAGGGCCTCGTGCGCAATGAGGCCGGGGAGATCCACGATCACGTCAATGTCTACGTCAACAGCGAGGCCATCGAGTCGCTGCAAGGGCTCGGCACCGCGCTGAAGGACGGAGACGAGGTCGCGATCATTCCCGCCCTCGCCGGGGGGGCAGGTCCCGCCCTCGCCGGAGGGATTGATCGGGCCCTCGCCGGGGGGGCTGGCCGGCCCTCGGCCGAGGGGGCCCTCATCGAGCGATGA